DNA sequence from the Streptomyces cinnabarinus genome:
GCCGCCCATCTGCGGGCCAAGCTGCCTCACTACATGCAGCCCGCCAAGATCGTCGTCGAGGAGCGGCTGCCCCGGCTGCCCAACGGCAAGGTCGACCGCAAGGCCCTCGCCGCCCGTCCGATCGACTGGGGCACCGACGCCGCCACGGCCTTCACCGGCGACGACCCCGACGAGGCGAGCGTGGCCCGGGTGTGGTCCGAACTCCTCGGTCTGTCCGGGATCTCGCCCGACCTGGACTTCTTCTCCGTGGGCGGGCACTCCCTGCTGGCCACGCTACTCGCGGCCCGCCTCTCCGACGCCGCCGGGCGGCCGGTGCGGGTGGCCGAGATCTACGGCCACCGCACCCTGGCGGAACAGGCGGAGCTGTTGCGGCGTACCCGCGAACAGGTCGCCGCCGAGGCGCCCGTGGACGCTCCCGCGCGGCTGCGTGCCGTCGCCGAGACGCTCCGTGAGTCGGCCCGTGGCCACGGTGTGCCGGGCGCGGGTACGGCGGTCTTCCTGGACGGGCGACTGGATCTGACGTACTACGGCGTCACCGACACCGACGCGCGCACCCCCTACGGCCCCCGGACCCGGCAGCGCGTCACCTGCATCAGCAAGGCGATGCTGGCCTTCGTCGCGCTCCGGCTCGTCGACCGCGGCCTGATCGGCCTGGACCAGCCGCTGAACGAGCTGCTGCCGCGGGCCTTCCGGCGCAGCGACGGCCGTACGGTCGAGGTCACCCTGCGCCACCTGCTGTCGCACACCAGCGGCGTCGATGACTCCTACGAGGTCTGGCACGACACCGACCTGCCCGACCTGGACACCTATCTGGACTCCCTGGCCGGTTACGGCCAGCTCTTCGAGCCCGGCGAGGTGTTCGCGTACTCGGCGGTCGGCACCTCGATCGTCGCCGCGCTGATCGAGCGGCTCCTCGGGATTCCCTGGCGCCGCGCGGTCAACGAGCTGATGCTCACCCCGCTCGGCATCAAGGAGATCCCGGAGACCCGCACCGAGGGCGGACACTACGGGCGCGCCATCTCCACCGGCTATGTCTGGACCGAGAACGTCAAGCAGTACGTACGGCATGATCCGCCGAGGCAGACCATCGCCGACGACGCCGCCGGGTCCTTCTCCGTCTGCCTGACCCTGGCCGAACTGGCGAGGATCGCCCGGCTCGCCGTCGACGACGGAGTCACGCCCGACGGTGAGCGGCTGCTGTCGGCGGAGCTGGCGCGGCAGATGCGCACGCCCCAAGTCCCCGTCCCCGGGCATCACTTCATGCACGCCTGGGGTCTGGGCTGGCTGATGTTCGGCCCGACCGCCTTCGGCTTCAACTCCAACGGCAGCGGCCACCACAACTTCATCCAGATCTTCCCCGAGGAGCGCTCCTTCCTCCTCCTGCTCGCCAACGCCTATCCGGCGTTCGGCCTCTACGAGGACCTGCTGCGGTCCCTCACCGGCGAGGGACTGATCCGCACCGGGCGCCCGTTCGAGATGGAACTCGACGACTGCGCCGGGCTGTACGCCTCAGACGGCTACCGGCTCCAGGTGGAGCGCGGCGCCGAGCATCTGCGCTACGCCTACTCCGAGCGGCAGCCGGACGGCGCGTGGCGGTGCCTCGACGAGGGCGACCTCGTCCTGTCCGGCGCGGGCGGGTTCAGCTCCATGTCCGAGAAGAACATCCTCGCCGGTTCCATCTCCTTCATTCCCACACCCGGTACCGCCACTCCGGGCTACGTCCGGATCGGCCAGCGGTTCGCGAGGAGAACCCGATGACCCCGACAGCACGGCATGTGGTCTTCGTGACCTGGAAGGCCGGCAACGCCCCGGCGTTCGAGGCGGCCAAGCGGCTCGGTCACCATGTGACGCTCATCCGCTCCCAGTTGATGGAGCAGTCCCAGAACATCGACTTCGACACCTCCCCCTACGGCCGGTTCGTCGACGAGGTCCACGTCCTGAAGGACGCCACCGACCTGGACGCCCTGCGCTCATGTGTCCGAGCGGTGCACCGGGAGCGGCCGGTGGACGGGTTCGTCGCCACCGTGGACGCGCTGGTGGTTCCCGTCGCGCGGATCGCCGAGGAGCTCGGGATCCCGTTCACCGACGCCGCCGCGGCCGTGACCGCCAAGCAGAAGGACCGCTGCCGGGACGTCCTCGCGGCGGCCGGCGTCGACAGCACCCGGCACGCCGTCGTCGACGGATTCGAGGAGGCCGCCGCCTTCGCCGCCGCCACCGGCTACCCGGTCGTCGTCAAACCGGCCCGGGGCTCCGGCAGCGAGGGCGCCCATGTCATCGCCGACGAGCGGGAGTTGGCCGAGATCCTCGGCCGGGCCGACGCGGGCGTCTACGCGGCGGGCATCCTCGTCGAGGAGTATCTGAGCGGACGCTTCCTCTCCGCGGAGATCGGCCTCACCCACGGCCGGTTCCTGCGGCTGGCCGTCAGCGAGCGTTCCACCTGGCGCCGCCACGAGGCGCTGGAGACCGGCACCACGATCCCCGCCGGGATCAGCGCCGCCGACCACGACCGGGTGATGGAGTTCGCCGAGGCCGTCGTCGGCGCGCTCGGGCTGCGGCTCGGCATCTTCCACGTCGAGATCATGCTCGGCGCGGACGGCACGCCCCGGCTCATCGAGGTCAATCCGCGCCTGATGGGGTCCTGTCTGCCGAACCTGTTCCGACTGGCCGGCGGCGGGGACATCTTCGAACTCCTCGTCCGGATCCACCTCGGCGAGCGGATCGAGCGCGGCCCGAGCGCCTTCACCCACTACGCGACCGTCCGCTGGTTCGGCGCCGCCGACACCGTGCCGAGGCCCCGCCGCGTACCGGACCTCGACTGGGCCGCCGCCGAGCACGGCGACACCCTGCACTCCTTCACCGTCCGCTTCCCCGACGGCGACACGCTCCTGCCCTGCCGGGGAAACCTCGGCAACTTCGGCGAGGTCCAGGTCGTGCACGCCGACCGCGCGACCTCGATCCGGATCGCCGAGGACATCGTCGCGGGCATGGCCGACCGACTCGGTTTTGAGGTGACCAGGTAATGGCCCCGACCGCCTTCTACGACCAGACCCGCAGGCAACTCGCCCGGCTGGGACTGCCCTTGGGCGACCTGGAGCGCATTCCGCGCTCCGACGGGACGTTCCCCGACGGGGGGCACTTCCGTATCGAGGTGCCCACGGTGAACACCGTCCAGGCCGCCGAGACCCTGCTCGGGGAGAGCCGCCGCCGGGGCTTCACCATCAACCGGATCACCGAGACCCGCGGCATGTACCGGCACACGGCCCGCGAGATCGCCACGTATGTCGCGCTCGGCAAGGAGTACGGCACCGAGATCCTGATGTCGGTCGGCCCGCGCGCCACGTACGACATCGGCGGCGGCGTGCAGACCCCCGAAGGTTCGCGCATCGGCTACCGGCTGCGCGGCCAGGACCAGGTCGTCCGGGCCGTGGAGGACGTCAAGCGCGGCATCGGCCTCGGCGTCCGCGGCTTCGTCGTCTACGACGAGGGGCTGCTGTGGGTGCTCGGGCGGCTGCGCAGCTCCGGTGAACTGCCCGCCGACATCCATCTGAAGGTCTCCGCGCACTGCGGCCAGGGCAACCCGGCCTCGGCGCAGATGCTGGAGATGCTCGGCGCGAACAGCTTCAATCCGGTGCGCGATCTGACGCTGCCGATGATCGCGGCGCTGCGGCAGGCGGTCCGGATCCCCCTGGACTGCCATGTGGACAACCCCCGGATGTCCGGCGGGTTCATCCGCACCTACGAGGCACCCGACATCGTCCGAGCCGCCGCGCCGGTCCATCTCAAGACGGGCAACAGCGCCCTCGACGGCCACGGCGTCAGCCCCACCCCCGCCCAGCTCGACGACATCCTGCGGCAGGTCGAGATCGTCACCGAGTTCCTCGCCCGGCACTATCCGCAGGCCCGCCAGAGCGGCGCCCGCTCCGCCGACCTCGCGGGAGCCGTCTCCGGGCTCCCCGGGAAGGAGTCCTGACCCGTGTGCCGCATCTACGGCTGCTTCGGCGGCGAAAGAGGCGAGCGCGCCGAACCTGACGTACTGGACGCGGTTGCGGCGGCGATGCTTCCGGGCGGGCCGGACGAACAGACCCGCCGCGACGGCGACGGCTGGACCCTCGGCACCAACCGGCTGGCCATCCAGGGCGTCGGCTCCGGCCACCAGCCTTTCGTGCGCGGGCAGTTGACCTGCGTCTTCAATGGCGAGATCTACAACCACCGGCAGCTGCGGACCGAACTCACCGCCCGGGGCCATGCCTTCGACGACGGTCACTGCGACGGGGACGTGCTGCTGCCGCTGTACGAGCTGTACGGGGACGCGTTCACCGCACGCCTTGAGGGCATGTTCGCGATCGCGCTGGTCGACGAGCGCGCGGAGCCCACGCTGAAGCTCTTCACCGACCACGCGGGCATGAAGTCGCTCTACTACTACCTGTCCGCCGACGGCCGCCGGCTGCGCTTCGCCTCCGAACTCCAGGCCCTCAGCAGGTTCCCCGACTTCCCCGACGAGCTCGACCCGCTCGCCGTCGACCGCTACCTCGGCGGCAAGGCCGTCTGGGGACCCGGCACGGTCCACACCCGGGTCCACACCCTGGAACCCGGCTCCACCCTGCGCTTCGCGAACGGGCGGACGACCGTCACGCACACCCCGCTGGAGCCCGCCGATCCGCATTGGCCGGACGGCGAGCCGACCGTCGCCGCCGCGGCGGAGCTGCTGGACGAGCTGCTGCGCACCGAGGTGGGCCGGATGGTCGAAGCCGATGTGCCGGTCTGCGTCATCACCAGCGGCGGGCTCGATTCCAGCTACACCACGGCCCTCGCCGCCCATCTGGTGTCCGACGTGGCCTCGTTCAACATCGCCTACCACGGCGACTGGCCGGCCGACGAACGGCACCACGCCGCGGCGGTGGCCCGGCACTGCGGCACCGCCCATCACCAGGTGCTCCTGGACCCGGCCGGATTCCCCGAACTGGTCGAGCGGTTCGTCCGCCATCTCGACCAGCCCAACAACGCCCCGCACAGCCTCAGTACGTTCGCCCTGTTCGAGGCCGTCCACCAGGCCGGTTTCAAGGTGGCCCTGACCGGCGACGGCGCCGACGAACTCTTCGCCGGGTACGCGCGGTTCGTCAAGGCCGACCGGGACGGCGCCGCCTCCTGGCACCGCACCTACCAGGGCACCATGGCCGCGGCCGACACGGCTGCCCTGGACCGGCTCTACACGCCCGACTACCTGGCCCATGTCAGGGCCACGGGCGGGTACTTCGGCGACCGCAGCGGCGATGAACTCGACCGCCGGGTGCGCTCGGGACGACGGGGCAAGCTGGAGACGCTGCTGCGCTACGACCAGTACGAGCGGTTCCCGTACTACATCCTGCGCCGCGTCGACCACTTGAGCATGGCCCACTCGGTGGAGGCCCGGATCCCCTTCCTCCAGCCGTCCGTGATGCGCCTGGCCCACGCACTGCCCGCGCACGTCAAGGTGGCCGGCGACACCGTGAAGGCACCGGTGGCCGAGGCCGCCCGGCGCTGGGTGCCGCGCAGCGTCGTGGAGCGGCCCAAGCAGCCGTTCACCCTGCCCGTCACCGCGATGATCAAGCCGGGTGAGGCGCTGTACGACATGATCGGCGACCTGCTCCTTCGCCCCGGCGCACGCTGCCGCGACTACGTCCGGCGGGACACCGTCCAGGACGTCTTCCGCACCCAGACCGAGAGCCCCGCGGCCCACGCCGCCGAGCTGCTCTGGTCCCTTCTGATGCTGGAGACCTGGCTCTCCGCACGCAGTCTCACACCCGCCCCCGTCCCGGAAGGCATACTCCGATGACCACCTCACCCCGTGTGACGTCCGTGCTCGCCGGCGTCACCAAGGACGACATACGCCGCGATCCCTTCCCGCACATCGTCATCAGCGACGCCCTGCCGCAGGACCTCTACGACGCGCTGGCCGCCTCGATGCCGACCGCCGAGTACATCGGCGAGCGGATCGGCAAACCGATCACCTCGAACGAGCGCTACAACTACATGTCCGAGATGATCCTGGGCGATCCGGCGACGGCACAGGTGTGGAAGGACTTCGTCGACTACCACGCCTCGCCCGCCTTCTACGAGGAGTTCCTCGACCTGTTCCAGGAGGATCTGCTCGCCAACCTGCCCGACGCCGAGAAGCAGACGGGCCCGCTGCGGGAGCTGCGCGTGGGCCGCCGCAACCGGGACGGCTTCGAGACCCACGACATCCTGCTGGACTGCACCGCCGTCATCAACTCGGCCGTCACCGGCAAGCCGTCCAGCTACCGCGGACCGCACGTGGACAAGCCGTACAAGCTCTTCGGCGGACTGTTCTACATGCGGCGGCCCGAGGACGACGCGGTCGGCGGCGACCTGATCCTGTACAAGTACCGGCCCGGCGCGCACAAGTTCCACACCAGCGCATCCGAGTACGGCGACAACCGCTTCGACATCGATCCGAGCTATGTCGAGGAGGTCACCACCGTCCCGTACCGCAGCAACACGCTGGTGATGTACCCCATCAACCGCCTTGCCCTGCACGGGGTCTCGGTGCGGAGCCTGACCCGGCACCAGCGCCGCTTCGTCGCCCTCGTCGGCGATCTCCAGCACCCGCTCTTCGACCTCGCGCTCTGAGAGGCACCCCGTGCTCCCCTTCGACCAGCGCACCGGGAAGATCTGGTACGACGGCGCCCTCGTGGACTGGGCCGACGCCAGACTCCATGTGCTCAGCCACGGACTGCACTACGCGTCCAGCATCTTCGAGGGCATCCGCGTCTACGGCGGCACACCGTTCCTGCTGAAGGAGCACATCGCCCGGCTGGGCTCCTCGGCACGCGTCCTCGACTTCGACCTCGAACACGGCGAGGAGGAACTGTACGAGGCGACCCTCGCGGTCGTCGCCGAGGCGGGCATCACCGAGGGCTACGTCCGGATGAACGCCTGGCGCGGCTCGGAGATCATCCAGACCGCGGCGCTGAAGACCTCGATCCACACCTCGGTGGCCGCCTGGGAACTCCCGGAGGGCTACTACGCCGCAGCGGACGCCCTGGAGAAGGGCATCTCCCTGGTCACCGGCCGCTACCGGCGGCCCTCGCCCGAGTTCGCGCCGGTCAAGAGCAAGGCGGCCGGCAACTACATGATCGGCACGGTCAGCAAGAACGAGGCGCTGCGGGCCGGTTTCGACGACGCGCTGCTCCTGGACGACCGCGGCAACTTCGTCGAGGCGACCGGGGCGCACCTGTTCTTCACCAAGGACGGCGCGCTGCACACCCCGACGACCCGCTGCACCATCGAGGGCATCACCCGGGCGTGCGTGCTGGCGATCGCCGGGCGCGAGGGCATCGAGTGCACGGTCGGCGATCTGCCGCCGGCGTTCGCGGGCGCGGCGGACGGCGCGTTCCTGTGCGGCACCGCCTGCGAGATTCTGCCGGTCGCCCGCATCGATGATCACTACTACGCCCTCGGCGGCAATGACGTACTGCGCAGGATCGTCACCGGATACCGGGAGCTGACCGAGGGACGCGCCGAGGCGCGCATCCGGTAACGACGAGCAGGGGCACGTGCAATGGGAGCGGTAGAGGCTCTGGAGAAGCTGGTACCGGTGGTGCTGGCCTTCGGCTGCGGGGTCGTCCTCGCCCGGCGGAAGGTGGTGCCGGCCGAGAGCTCGAAGGTCTTCGCGGACTACGCCTTCCTCTTCGCCGTGCCCTGCTTCCTGTTCGGGAACATCTACCGCAGCGATCTGGGGGCGCTGTTCGACTGGCGGGCCATCACCGGCTACGCGACCGCGGCCGGCGCCGCCGCCGTGCTCACCGGAGTGGTGGCGCGGGCCACCGGCGTACGCGACCCGCGCGGGGTGGCGCTGCGCATCATGGCGGCCGTCCAGGTCAACACCGCCTATTTCGCGGTGCCGGTGTTCATCATGCTGTTCGGGAACGCGGCGCCGATCTTCCCGGTGCTGCTGTTCCAGGTCTGCGTGCTGTCCCTGGTGATCATCTCGATCATGGAGCTGGGGCGCCCGGACCGGGTCGGCAGCCCCGCGCGACGGCTCGGCTCGGCCGTCACCGCCTCGCTGCTGACCCCGGTGGTCATCGCCTGCAACGCCGGCATCCTGCTCAACCTGGTGCCCGTGACGGTGCCCGGGGTGGTGCTCGACAGCTTCGCGTTCGTCGGCGACAGTGCCTCGCCGGTGGCGCTGTTCGCGCTCGGGCTGCACCTCGGCGGCAGCGGCCTGAACCTGCGCGGCACCACCCGGGAGGAGATGTGGATCATCGCCTTCAAGTGCGTCGCCCTGCCCCTGATCACCTACGGGGTCTGTCACCACCTCTTCGGCGTCGGCGGCGAGTGGCTCGGCTACCTCGTGCTGATCGCGGCCATGCCCGCGCCGCAGAACCTGTTCATCTTCGCCCAGCGCTACGACGTCGGGGTCGACATGTCCGCCGCCCTCGTCGTCAAGAGCTCGCTGGTCGCGCTGCTCCTGCTCCCGCTGTGGACGCAGTGGGCGGCGCAGACGTCCTGAGGCATCCGACCGATCACGAAAGGCAGTTCCGTGACCACCAGCGCACAGCTCACCCGCATCACCGTCCGGCAGGTCGCCGGCCGCATCGGCGCCGAGATCTCCGGCGTCGACCTCCGCGAGGAGCTCGACGAGTCCACGGTGGCGGAGATCCGCCAGGCCGTGCTGACCCACCGCGTCGTGTTCTTCCGGGACCAGGACCTCACCCACGCCCAGCACATCGCCTTCGGCCGCCGCTTCGGCGCGCTGACCCGGCGCCCCGGCAAGAAGCACGGCGTGCACCCCGAGGGCCACCCGGAGATCCTCACGGTCGACCCCAGGCGGGACACCGAGCGGTACGGCGCCGA
Encoded proteins:
- a CDS encoding ATP-grasp domain-containing protein, which translates into the protein MTPTARHVVFVTWKAGNAPAFEAAKRLGHHVTLIRSQLMEQSQNIDFDTSPYGRFVDEVHVLKDATDLDALRSCVRAVHRERPVDGFVATVDALVVPVARIAEELGIPFTDAAAAVTAKQKDRCRDVLAAAGVDSTRHAVVDGFEEAAAFAAATGYPVVVKPARGSGSEGAHVIADERELAEILGRADAGVYAAGILVEEYLSGRFLSAEIGLTHGRFLRLAVSERSTWRRHEALETGTTIPAGISAADHDRVMEFAEAVVGALGLRLGIFHVEIMLGADGTPRLIEVNPRLMGSCLPNLFRLAGGGDIFELLVRIHLGERIERGPSAFTHYATVRWFGAADTVPRPRRVPDLDWAAAEHGDTLHSFTVRFPDGDTLLPCRGNLGNFGEVQVVHADRATSIRIAEDIVAGMADRLGFEVTR
- a CDS encoding peptidase is translated as MAPTAFYDQTRRQLARLGLPLGDLERIPRSDGTFPDGGHFRIEVPTVNTVQAAETLLGESRRRGFTINRITETRGMYRHTAREIATYVALGKEYGTEILMSVGPRATYDIGGGVQTPEGSRIGYRLRGQDQVVRAVEDVKRGIGLGVRGFVVYDEGLLWVLGRLRSSGELPADIHLKVSAHCGQGNPASAQMLEMLGANSFNPVRDLTLPMIAALRQAVRIPLDCHVDNPRMSGGFIRTYEAPDIVRAAAPVHLKTGNSALDGHGVSPTPAQLDDILRQVEIVTEFLARHYPQARQSGARSADLAGAVSGLPGKES
- the asnB gene encoding asparagine synthase (glutamine-hydrolyzing), producing the protein MCRIYGCFGGERGERAEPDVLDAVAAAMLPGGPDEQTRRDGDGWTLGTNRLAIQGVGSGHQPFVRGQLTCVFNGEIYNHRQLRTELTARGHAFDDGHCDGDVLLPLYELYGDAFTARLEGMFAIALVDERAEPTLKLFTDHAGMKSLYYYLSADGRRLRFASELQALSRFPDFPDELDPLAVDRYLGGKAVWGPGTVHTRVHTLEPGSTLRFANGRTTVTHTPLEPADPHWPDGEPTVAAAAELLDELLRTEVGRMVEADVPVCVITSGGLDSSYTTALAAHLVSDVASFNIAYHGDWPADERHHAAAVARHCGTAHHQVLLDPAGFPELVERFVRHLDQPNNAPHSLSTFALFEAVHQAGFKVALTGDGADELFAGYARFVKADRDGAASWHRTYQGTMAAADTAALDRLYTPDYLAHVRATGGYFGDRSGDELDRRVRSGRRGKLETLLRYDQYERFPYYILRRVDHLSMAHSVEARIPFLQPSVMRLAHALPAHVKVAGDTVKAPVAEAARRWVPRSVVERPKQPFTLPVTAMIKPGEALYDMIGDLLLRPGARCRDYVRRDTVQDVFRTQTESPAAHAAELLWSLLMLETWLSARSLTPAPVPEGILR
- a CDS encoding aminotransferase class IV; this translates as MLPFDQRTGKIWYDGALVDWADARLHVLSHGLHYASSIFEGIRVYGGTPFLLKEHIARLGSSARVLDFDLEHGEEELYEATLAVVAEAGITEGYVRMNAWRGSEIIQTAALKTSIHTSVAAWELPEGYYAAADALEKGISLVTGRYRRPSPEFAPVKSKAAGNYMIGTVSKNEALRAGFDDALLLDDRGNFVEATGAHLFFTKDGALHTPTTRCTIEGITRACVLAIAGREGIECTVGDLPPAFAGAADGAFLCGTACEILPVARIDDHYYALGGNDVLRRIVTGYRELTEGRAEARIR
- a CDS encoding AEC family transporter; this encodes MGAVEALEKLVPVVLAFGCGVVLARRKVVPAESSKVFADYAFLFAVPCFLFGNIYRSDLGALFDWRAITGYATAAGAAAVLTGVVARATGVRDPRGVALRIMAAVQVNTAYFAVPVFIMLFGNAAPIFPVLLFQVCVLSLVIISIMELGRPDRVGSPARRLGSAVTASLLTPVVIACNAGILLNLVPVTVPGVVLDSFAFVGDSASPVALFALGLHLGGSGLNLRGTTREEMWIIAFKCVALPLITYGVCHHLFGVGGEWLGYLVLIAAMPAPQNLFIFAQRYDVGVDMSAALVVKSSLVALLLLPLWTQWAAQTS